In Peptococcaceae bacterium, one DNA window encodes the following:
- the purN gene encoding phosphoribosylglycinamide formyltransferase, whose product MAHLRLAVLASGRGTNLQSILDAGREGRLDASVAAVVSDKEGAFALERARLAGIPAYYVNPRGYCSKEEYEEALLGVVRYSRADCVVLAGFMRVLSPYFIKAAGVPILNIHPSILPSFPGLHAQRQALEYGVRYSGCTVHFVDEGVDSGPIILQAVVPVLPSDTEESLAARILEKEHIIYPEALQLLCEGRVLRRGRKVIILEEGEINE is encoded by the coding sequence CCGGGCGAGGAACGAACCTCCAGTCCATTCTGGATGCCGGCCGCGAAGGCAGGCTGGACGCATCCGTCGCGGCGGTTGTGAGCGACAAGGAAGGGGCTTTTGCCCTGGAAAGGGCCCGTTTGGCGGGAATTCCGGCTTATTATGTCAACCCGCGAGGGTATTGCTCAAAGGAGGAATACGAAGAGGCTCTTCTGGGGGTCGTCAGGTATAGCCGGGCCGACTGCGTGGTCCTGGCCGGTTTTATGCGGGTGCTTTCGCCGTATTTCATAAAAGCCGCCGGTGTTCCCATCCTCAATATCCATCCATCTATACTGCCGTCCTTTCCAGGGCTCCACGCCCAGCGCCAGGCACTGGAATATGGTGTTCGCTACAGCGGCTGCACGGTGCATTTTGTTGATGAAGGCGTGGATTCGGGTCCGATCATCCTCCAGGCGGTAGTGCCTGTTCTTCCCTCCGACACCGAGGAAAGCCTGGCCGCGAGAATACTGGAAAAGGAACATATTATTTACCCCGAAGCTTTGCAGCTTTTATGCGAAGGGCGTGTGCTCCGCCGGGGAAGAAAAGTTATTATACTAGAGGAAGGTGAAATCAATGAGTAA